CTGTTAAAGATGTAAGATACTGCTAAATACATACATTAGATTGAACAATGAATCAGTAGAAACAGAGCCTGTTGCCAATGTGTTCAGCTCAAACCCCATTTAGGTTTTGTCTGCGTGCAACTATGGAAAGAAGTCTAGAAACCCCTTGAGTCCAAATATCATATTCTCTTTGATTTCTGCATTCAAACTCCACGACTCCCCTTGCTTCTGTCTTCAATCCAAAATACCTCCTTTCTTCACCCTCATCAACCAGATGCCTTCCTGGCCATGCTGCTAAATTTGTGCACACATCCAAAACAACATCTGCAAATACAATTTGAACCAAAAGTTATGAACTGCTTTTATGgcaccaaaataaaattaggtgattgatttactctttttctttttggtgaTAGTTCCTGCAACGTGTCTGCTCTTCATTTTCAGCATTACCTGAAATTTTTGCTAGAATTGTAACGAATGGGCACCTACTCAATTCCATTTCATATGAACTTTTGAAAGAATAAATACCTCGCCTGTTCGATGTATATAAACTGAAACTATTTTCCAGTGAAGATCACCTACAGCAATCACCAAAATTGAGTTTAATAATTCTGTATATCAAGAGAACAATTCCATTTTGCTAATCTATTGCTGTGTTTGTAAGTTACTGAAATTACCTTTGCGTGTCCGTTTAAGTAATGCAGTGCCTCTAGCAAGGAGCTCTTGGTTGCATGCACCCAAAAAATTGTCACCATTCATAATCTCCCCACTGTCACTGGTGCTAGAATTACTGTTGTTGCTTTTACCACATATTCCTATACCTGCTCCTCTCTCTAATGGAGTCACTGCGTTAATATTCCATACCTCCTTCAATGCTCTTGCTTTCAGGGTTGCTGCCCCACGTAGAGCTGCACATTAAAGGATCACATTCACGTCCTTCTTAAGGGATCAATCAATAATGAAACCACATATCCTGGTTGGGTTTTTACAGTTAAAGCAACTTATATAGGATAGGCTTCAAATAAATCTGATACGTTAAGGATTTAACTTTATGTCTAATTCAATCTTAAAGAAACCAACTTATGATAAGATTTACTTACATATATATACTATAATATCTAGATGTATGATCTTCAGTACCTTTGGTCAAGTCACTTAACATGATGAAGAGTTCTATGATAAATTTGTTCCTAGTTAGTGAACAGCAGTTTCTGAAAGTTCTTAGTATAGGAtcattaaaattgtaataataacaGTGGTAAACTTTACCTGTGGCAGCTGCAGCTGTAAGTGTTGAAATATCATCATGAGAGCGGACATTGACGGCAGAGCTAACCACAGAAGCAAGGTGATCTCTCTCAGCTCCCATTGCTTCAGCGGCCTCTACACACTGAGCAGCAACTAAAGTGGCCGCAGAAGCAACGGACATGGCCATCTTCTCATCCTTGGTAGCTGCAGATGTGGCTGCCGTTGCGGCAGTGACAGCTGCAACTGCAGCTGCTACGGCAGCAACAGAAACTGAAGCATGAAGTTGAGCATTATGGgttctgttttcttctttcttcttttctcttctgtCTTTCAACCATCTTCCTACTGTTTTAGGTCCGGAGCAAGGAGTGGCATTGCCTGTAGCACCACTCATGGCTCGTCCACCATTGAATAagggatgaatggagttgtttgCCCGAAAAAACTGCAGTAGATTAATGAGGTTCGGCATTATTGTTCTCCATCGTTGGACCAATTTAACATTATGAAATTGTTCCATCTCAAATCAAGAGAATGCTTAGTGTTGgctaaacttatttttaataaaactaagtTGATTAAGGTTTAACATAAAATTTCCTTTAAGTGtaaaaattaccaaaaattgtttaaatccagaatcaaatacataattcattaaaaagtaACATAATTGCTATTTCAGCATGATTAAGAAGAATCTAATTCGACCAGACATGTGCTTTATCAGTTTTTGTTTAATCTTTCATTTAATGGTTCTGCGATATGGGTAAGAACATTAA
This genomic interval from Vigna radiata var. radiata cultivar VC1973A chromosome 8, Vradiata_ver6, whole genome shotgun sequence contains the following:
- the LOC106771479 gene encoding VAN3-binding protein; the encoded protein is MEPKFTVNCDRNELLKTRTGTHLPESPRVPMEFLSRSWSASALDVSKALAPPLPPSSYIPSKPPIIPSSITNSISEETCSAKSEEFSFASSATSQLVLDRIMSQSTREDVSPLTSGRLSHSSEPLNGGASLTGTDSPPISPSDEFDDVVKFFRANNSIHPLFNGGRAMSGATGNATPCSGPKTVGRWLKDRREKKKEENRTHNAQLHASVSVAAVAAAVAAVTAATAATSAATKDEKMAMSVASAATLVAAQCVEAAEAMGAERDHLASVVSSAVNVRSHDDISTLTAAAATALRGAATLKARALKEVWNINAVTPLERGAGIGICGKSNNSNSSTSDSGEIMNGDNFLGACNQELLARGTALLKRTRKGDLHWKIVSVYIHRTGEVMLKMKSRHVAGTITKKKKNVVLDVCTNLAAWPGRHLVDEGEERRYFGLKTEARGVVEFECRNQREYDIWTQGVSRLLSIVARRQNLNGV